The genomic stretch ATTCTCCAAACCAttcaataattttaaaaacaaaaaaagttttaattaaaaaataaaattaattaaccTATGCATTCATATagatacataaatatatatatatatatttaaaaatatgttcttaaaaaaaaaaaagaaaaaaaaaaagaaataataataaaaaaagtgcacacacataatatatatatatatatatatatatattaaatattctttatattattattctgttttatatataacagtTTTAATCATgttacatttttaaaattaaataattagttaacattttctttttttctttatttctttatttctttatttctttttttctttttttttacattaataaaaaaatcaacaaacatataattaaaataaaacattaatttgtttttaattcAATATCATTAATTTGaaacttaaaaaataaaattttttttttttttttttttgaactaGCCATAATGACATATTAATCAATCTACTAGCCaaaataggaaaaaaaaaaaaatatacataaataaataaatatatatatatatatatatatatatatatgtatggaCCGTATGCAGTCATTATCtataagaattatattaatatattttaattcacATTTTATACACACATTcgaaccttttttttttttttttattttttatttttttattttttttatttatctcTTTTCCGTTTGTATGATTTGCGCGAGAGCTGACCAGTCAGGCCTTTGTTTGTAATCATAAATTAACATGCTTCTTACCAGGGAAAATAACTCTGGTTTTGTAATATATGCTTGCATCATTTCAACTTTACTTTGGAAAATGTATTGgtcattaatataatataagatATCCTCattcatcattataatataatagaaaCATAAGCCTAAACAGAagatatcatttttataaaaatatttttctatatgtttgggtttttttttttttcctttggTGTCTACAATGgcaatttttttgtttaaataaaaaaatatttcaggtgatatatatttaggaatatttttctttttatgtataacaaaaaaatagaaattttgtaattttaATCTTGGTATAAAATTTCCAAGTAAAATATGCAAACCATCATtactaataaataaattggaTGGTTTAATATTCCCATGACAAATATTACAATCTTGTAAATAGCACATaagtttaataatattacataagtttttatatatcaattgattattaaaatgatattttatataaggtTGGacattttttgaaatatgtttttttatatttccattTAGGAGGAAAGGTGTTAAGAAACCTGCTATGTTCGATTCTGTGtgcacatttttattttttaaaattattatatcacTATAAGGTAAGACACTAATTTCttcataatttatttcttttttgttatcTCTTTCTATAATAGATTTATTTTGTGttcttatattctttttatcaaTGAATTCTTTTGATTGTTGATTTTTCATGTGTCCATAAGCATTcccattattatcattattttctttatttttttcgtcATCCTCCTCATtctcattataattattaacacAATActctttatattcatataacttatttttaatatatttcccTTCATTTATAaggatatttatattaagaCCAGATTGTTTAGCTTcggaaaaaaagaattctCGATTATCCATAATAGTGTCTTCACACTCCATTaactttatattatataaatatgttttatatggCTCCCCTTCATTTGctctataataataattattattcttattactatttattttattattactatttattttattatttgctCTATCATAATTTGAAAGCCTTCTATGATGTCCCACTTTTTGTTCATCGCTGTCTTTATggttttcattataatattccCTCTTTAAATATTCAAGTAAATAATCTGGTTCCACATTCAAATTAGGCATATCTATacgaaatatataacaaggttcattttttattataatgtcAAATTTTTCAtcaattgtttttatattagaAAGTTtctctttaatatatttttttttatcatttaatcttaataatatttgattagctttatttatttcctcatcattattttcatcattaaatatatctgAATTATTCCCCATATTTTCATCTTCTAAATTTTCACACATCCTATGTGtaacatttaataatttatccaCTTTATTTAAATGCTTCttacaattattatgaaCTATGTTaccattatattttataacataacTATATCcaaatttattatcataaccTTCATTCTCAATAGCAAATACAAACTCCTCTGGCCACACTATTCGACTTCTTAACATATTCCATTTACTCATATTTGTTCAATCTTTTCTCgagtattatttttatataatatacgaACATATTCGTGAACTAGCCAAACacacgaaaaaaaaaaaaaaaaaaaaaaaaaaatatatatatatatataatgtatatcataaatatgtGTGAACAAGTCAGGCAAAAACATGCATTATTTGAACATTAATAATTTGACagtacaaataaaataatataaatatatatataaatatatatatattattattatctgtaaccaaagaaaaaaaaaaaaattgattaAACTTTGAATTGttctttaataatatactCATAAAATGTTCAAtagtaaatattaaaatttacaaCGGAAAAtggttcataaaaaaaatgaagaaaaaattcaCAATGTTTggtacacataaaaaaaaaagaaaagaaacaaattaaaaaaaataaaagaattaacataaaatatatattcatgtaggaagaaaaaattatactaaaaatttttttttttttttttttaaatgatatatatttataatgatggttattttttaaaacttttaattataaaaaaagaaaaaaatatatatgtatatatatatatatatatatatatatatatttgtaacatatattctttaacgtgacattattaaataaaagggAAATTTTTTGTCTTCATTTTCGCCAACAAATTTTCTAAAATAATACAGAATATATCCCtataaaattaaacaaataaaaataaatgaataaataaataaataaataataatgtaataacATCAAGTgcaaaaatattaacaatattgTTAATTTGACatatgaattattttatttatttatttatttatttaattacaaagagtttttaaaattttttaggATTCGACAATTGTAAGAAAGATTAAATATACATCTTAAATATACagtttttatttcttttaattttaatcgGTAcctatatgaaaaaaaaaattaatagacattattttttttacagtttatgataaataaacattcacatataacaatataaatatattatatataatttgttttgtttgtttgtttgtttgtctGTTTGTTTGTCTGTTTGTTTGTCTGTTTGTTtgtctgtttttttttttttttttttttttttttccattacTTTTTAGCTACTTGATATACGTCATCATTATAACAATCATAAATAATCATTGCATAATAAAATCTCTTAATTTTTATCCATTccaaattttcatatatctGGTCAATATTTaatctaataaaaaaaaaaaacatatatatattatatatatatatgagtaAGCATATGTGTATAAATGCCCATGTGGGTGGTACAATTTAATAaacatgtattattatatacaacgGTGTTTTctgataaaagaaaaaatatattatacatattgatattatatatacatatatatttatattataattttaaaagttCGCACTTTCCCTTTAAAATGTTTGCGGAAGCATCGAAAAGATCATCAACATTTTTTAACTCGAAATTTTTTAACTTTTCAACGTTGAGGCCAAAAAACTGGAAAAcgttctttatatttttgttatgtGACATAAgtatttgttcatatatatcaaagtggatttttaaatttatttcgGAATTTATGCAGAAGGCAAAGATCATGAGTAAAACATCAGGTAGAAACccttcaaaaataaaaagaaaaaataaaataaataaataaatatattatatatatatatatatatatatatatatatatatttttttttttttttcatatgctTTAGTTTTCCTAGTTGGATGTACCTTTAacgtatatatattgaacTAAGGagtaattaaaaatgaactCCATTATACTTGACGCTGACTGTACATAAGAAAACAATTCTGTACATGCAATCGGATCATCGTcctttaatatatcataaacgAAAAGATCATATTGTTGAagatttatattcataaggaaaatatattttataaattcaaCATATAAGTTTTGGAATAGGTTTTTATTGAATTCGATatctttaaaaattaataagatTGTTATAAATGGTAAGGTGAAAAAAGAAGTTTGTTTATCAgtagtaatattttttcctttataattatgatataattttttaaaaatgttaattttttgtgttatattatatttcattaatatattaggATTAATATTCTGattaatatattgaaaagtaaaaattttattaatatcacAGAAATTAATAtggaatattttattaaacacatgttcataataattcttttcttGTTCATAAGGAATagtaattaatttattttcaaataaatattgaAAGGTTTGTTTCACATCAATCaaaattttttcattcatattattactacatttattattattatgaatacaacatttatcattattattatgaatacacttatcattattattattaatacacttatcattattattattaatacacttatcattattattatgaatacaACATTtatcattgttattattattactacaacatttatcattgttattattattactacaacatttatcattattattatgaatacacttatcattattattaatattcatatttataccATTATTTTGGTCATCGTCATTTGTGTTGCCTTCTACACGTTTTGCCTTAAAAAATTTGAtgctatataaatataaaaaatcaaacatgtctttttttgtctttattaattttaaatgaataaaatctAATAAAAACTTACACATTTGgatattatttaatgtagTTTTTAATTTAGACATTTCTTCTTcgtcatataatattttttctaaataatGTTTTTCTACATTGGacacaaatattataacttTCCCATCACAATCATAATCATAATCTAATATAGGAGGTAAGCCACTTGAATCAGTATATCTTCTATCAGGTGTCATATAACTTTTATTTGTACTTTCATCGAAATTTTTACAACTTGAAGTACTATCATACAATTTTTTCTGAGATCTTCCACATCGTCCTGCCATCTGTGTGATTTCATCTTTTGTTATAAATGATTTTCCTAATTTCAAACTACGAATTATTATAGTAtgaatattcatatttattccTACAGATAATGTTGTTGTACAAcacaaacaaaataatatattatttcgaAAAGAATTTTCAATAAGACTCTTctcattaatatttaatcctgaatgatgataaaatatcCCATTCATAATCATCTTTTCAACATTTGCTACTTTTATTGTCAAACCTTTCaaatcatttaataatttaaaccGCTTTTCTTGTAAttccatatttattttatagtcTCTcttattcaaataataaggCAGTGTACTACTTATAAATGAAGCCGTCTGTTCACTCTTATTTTTCGATGgacaaaatattaaaacattcttttttaaaataaattcttcACTTATCAAATATCCCAAATGATTCGGATCCAACGTATTACAATTTTCCAACGTCCTCTCCACCTCgtttttgtttatatcttTGTATAATGAGTTGTCTATTTTATACAGGTATTTTATTCGTTGAAGTTTCGTTTTGCTTTCATACACATTGGCGTCTAGCCATTCAGCtagctaaaaaaaaaaaaaaataaacacaaaaaaaatgaatattatatatatatatatattaatatatatatatatatttttttttatggtgCATATAGCCAAAATTTTTGCATGCaggaatatttttaaaattagaTAAAATAACCTTAACAGGCAAggtcatattatatatttaaaaaaaaaaaatacacacacaaaaaaaaaaaaaaaaaaaaaaacatatatatatatatatatataatatatggatGGGCATTTTTTTACCTGGTCAATGTTGGAAATAGTCGCAGAAAAGCCATATacctttatattataaatatgactAAAATTTTTCtggatatatttaatttttgttaaGAGGGATTCAATATGAAATCCCCTCttttgattatttatataatgaatttcatcaagtataaataaataattaaattttaaattatttttaatgataatacTTAAAATGGTGTTTGCTTGTTCAAATGTGCATAATGCCAAATCTGTTGATAGACTATATGAATATCCGGTAAAATCATTactattaaattttttaatatttaatgataCTGTTTGATCACcaaataatttatcataatattcatatttttcatttattagaGATAATGTTGGTAAGGTTAAAATAACTCTAAAACCTTTATATAAAACTTGAcgaataataagaatatcaTAAATTAATGTTTTTCCCATACCTGTAGGTATTTTAAATAGGAAattgttataaaatttattattattattattattattattactccAGTAACATATCTGCgacctttttttatatgatgaaTTTTCAACATTAACAAGTGTATCATATTTAGAATGGCTGTTATTAAGATTGTATTCGTTGGTATCTTCATTAGAACATTCGTTTGTATATTCATTTGTATATTCGTTTGTATATTCATTTGTATATTCGTTTGTATATTCGTTTGTATATTCGTTTGTATATAccttcattttattatccaTGTGGTTACAAATATCCACATTTTTCTTCTTACCAAATGTTATATCGCTTTTAATCAAATCTGTAAATTCGTCAATTTgtatatcttcttttttcccAGGtgtgtattttatatttttcatatctaCAATATTCatatcacaaaaaaaatcTAAATTCATTGAAATATCTGTATTTACTTCTACATTACTTTTACAATGCGTGTTTTCATTTGATACAAATTCCTCGTTATTTCCATGGTTCATATAAattccattttttattttattttctatatcgtcatttaaaaatattttacaaagACACTCTGCTTGTTCTTTATATAGTTTGTGTATACCTAGTTCGTTATATgctctaaaaaaaaaaaaaaaaaaaaaaaaaaaaagtaacacatgattttaaaaaatgaatgataGGGTAAAAATTGTATGAGCATTTCTgagttaattttttttttttttttttatgaacattTAATTgttacacacacatatatatatatatatatatatatatatacatatatatgttgttgTTTTAAAAAGTCCATACTTAATAATTGAAGGTGGTATGTAATAGTGTTCAAAGTTTTGTTTAGTATATTTAGAAGGATCGTAatcatttttgtatatttttttgtataataattttatatcagTAATTGCAGAGCTTTCCCCAAATTCTATGAAGAGGTCAAAAAGGTGTGgaatgaaattaaaaaaataaaataaaaaatgaacaaaatataaatatattttgataaataaataaataaatatatatatacatatatatatatatatatatatatatatatatatatatatatatgatatgttaatatttttatcctttttatattatttgtagtaattttcttttattacttGTTATGCACAATTCATCGAGAATATATTTGTCTGCCTGTAACACCCCTTCATAACTTGgctataataaaaacataaataccgtgtcaacatttttatattgaatataaaaaaaaaacaatttaaaaagaattacATGAAGAGAGCACACggacatataaatataaaacgtggaagaacaaaaataaaaaataaaaatatatatacatatattaatttgtacgtatatatatatatattttttttttttttttttttcctaacgtatgtataaatatggCCAGACAAAGAAATGTATATCAACTGATTTGAaaaattgaaatatttttttcgaTGAATACCTAATCTgtaacattatataattagaaaaaaataaaataaaataaataaataaataaataaatatatatatatatatatatatatatatatataattcctatttttatatgtggtTTTTCATTTTTGCAGTACTAACCTTCGATAACATTGTAAATGAAtcgaatttttattttttactttttttttttttttttcgaacattttaatataatatatggatacaaattatatatggtctacatatatatatatatatattgttattgtaCACAAATATAGGaaataaacattttatatatcttttataattttataacattatgCAGggacaaacaaaaaaaaaaaaaaaagaaaagaaaaaaaaaaaaaaaaaaatatatacatatatatatatatatatatatatatatatatatattataatattataataatatattcacatattgaataaataaaaaaaaaaaaaaaaaagaaaaagaaatgttatatgcatatgtaatatatatataaatacattaaatTACATAATcgtctattattattattattattattattattgttattattta from Plasmodium falciparum 3D7 genome assembly, chromosome: 13 encodes the following:
- a CDS encoding protein kinase, putative produces the protein MSKWNMLRSRIVWPEEFVFAIENEGYDNKFGYSYVIKYNGNIVHNNCKKHLNKVDKLLNVTHRMCENLEDENMGNNSDIFNDENNDEEINKANQILLRLNDKKKYIKEKLSNIKTIDEKFDIIIKNEPCYIFRIDMPNLNVEPDYLLEYLKREYYNENHKDSDEQKVGHHRRLSNYDRANNKINSNNKINSNKNNNYYYRANEGEPYKTYLYNIKLMECEDTIMDNREFFFSEAKQSGLNINILINEGKYIKNKLYEYKEYCVNNYNENEEDDEKNKENNDNNGNAYGHMKNQQSKEFIDKKNIRTQNKSIIERDNKKEINYEEISVLPYSDIIILKNKNVHTESNIAGFLTPFLLNGNIKKHISKNVQPYIKYHFNNQLIYKNLCNIIKLMCYLQDCNICHGNIKPSNLFISNDGLHILLGNFIPRLKLQNFYFFVIHKKKNIPKYISPEIFFYLNKKIAIVDTKGKKKKPKHIEKYFYKNDIFCLGLCFYYIIMMNEDILYYINDQYIFQSKVEMMQAYITKPELFSLVRSMLIYDYKQRPDWSALAQIIQTEKR
- a CDS encoding DNA polymerase theta, putative — encoded protein: MFEKKKKKVKNKNSIHLQCYRRLGIHRKKYFNFSNQLIYISLSGHIYTYPSYEGVLQADKYILDELCITKFGESSAITDIKLLYKKIYKNDYDPSKYTKQNFEHYYIPPSIIKAYNELGIHKLYKEQAECLCKIFLNDDIENKIKNGIYMNHGNNEEFVSNENTHCKSNVEVNTDISMNLDFFCDMNIVDMKNIKYTPGKKEDIQIDEFTDLIKSDITFGKKKNVDICNHMDNKMKVYTNEYTNEYTNEYTNEYTNEYTNEYTNECSNEDTNEYNLNNSHSKYDTLVNVENSSYKKRSQICYWSNNNNNNNNKFYNNFLFKIPTGMGKTLIYDILIIRQVLYKGFRVILTLPTLSLINEKYEYYDKLFGDQTVSLNIKKFNSNDFTGYSYSLSTDLALCTFEQANTILSIIIKNNLKFNYLFILDEIHYINNQKRGFHIESLLTKIKYIQKNFSHIYNIKVYGFSATISNIDQLAEWLDANVYESKTKLQRIKYLYKIDNSLYKDINKNEVERTLENCNTLDPNHLGYLISEEFILKKNVLIFCPSKNKSEQTASFISSTLPYYLNKRDYKINMELQEKRFKLLNDLKGLTIKVANVEKMIMNGIFYHHSGLNINEKSLIENSFRNNILFCLCCTTTLSVGINMNIHTIIIRSLKLGKSFITKDEITQMAGRCGRSQKKLYDSTSSCKNFDESTNKSYMTPDRRYTDSSGLPPILDYDYDCDGKVIIFVSNVEKHYLEKILYDEEEMSKLKTTLNNIQMCKFLLDFIHLKLIKTKKDMFDFLYLYSIKFFKAKRVEGNTNDDDQNNGINMNINNNDKCIHNNNDKCCSNNNNNDKCCSNNNNNDKCCIHNNNDKCINNNNDKCINNNNDKCIHNNNDKCCIHNNNKCSNNMNEKILIDVKQTFQYLFENKLITIPYEQEKNYYEHVFNKIFHINFCDINKIFTFQYINQNINPNILMKYNITQKINIFKKLYHNYKGKNITTDKQTSFFTLPFITILLIFKDIEFNKNLFQNLYVEFIKYIFLMNINLQQYDLFVYDILKDDDPIACTELFSYVQSASSIMEFIFNYSLVQYIYVKGFLPDVLLMIFAFCINSEINLKIHFDIYEQILMSHNKNIKNVFQFFGLNVEKLKNFELKNVDDLFDASANILKGKLNIDQIYENLEWIKIKRFYYAMIIYDCYNDDVYQVAKKYRLKLKEIKTVYLRCIFNLSYNCRILKNFKNSLDIFCIILENLLAKMKTKNFPFI